agaagagaagaagggtggggggaaGACATAAACGCCATCGATTATACAGTTATGTTACGTTGTTTGATACATTGTTTGATACATTGATCACCCCTGGACCATTAGGCGTAGTGTGTGGtcatttacattacattacagtgtCACCTTTTGTTACATAGTAGCTTAGTACCAAGTAGTTAATGTGATACAGCAGTGTATATATCATAGCAACTGTCTACAATTTATGACAACTGTCTACATTATATATGGCGTGCTTATATATGGCGTGTGATTTTCCTTTTTTGGAACAGGGCGggggtacagaaataaaaaaacaaataaaagagtaCAGGGTTACAAATGATCAGTGTTTACACAACATCCTTGGGTTTTCCAGTACCTCTAGCTCTTGTGTCTAGTGTCGTGGTTTACAGGGTGCCCCCTTTATAacggtgtgtgtctctgttagcttGGTGACTTGCCCTCCGGGTCTTTGCCTGATTAATGGCTTATATCAGCCTCGGGGTTACCCAAGTTGGGTCCTAAATCCCCGTCTGTCTGTACCTCCCGTGTAGCTGTAACCCCTCGCGTGTATTGTGTTTGGACATTCCTCGTCCCCTCTCTTCTGCGGGGTGCAAACCTTTGCTCTTGGTTAACGTAAGTGCGTATTGGACTCTGTCTTTCTGGCCGAAATATCTCCCCCCCTCCTAACTGAAACTGTACAACTATTTACACATATTTACAATGTGGGTATTCACCTTTGCGGGTCTCCGGGACCCGAGCGGTTCAGCGAACACAAGAGTGGTTGGGTGCTGCTGCGGAGCATGgtatataattctttttttttttcttttttttgtattatgcgTTTCGCGTATCATTGCCTTCTCGTGTTGTGCGACCTTGTAGGTAGTTATCCCATTTCCCTATAGCTTCTTGAACCGACTTCCCCGAACTGAGGTGTTTTCATGCCATTTGTTCATAGTCCAAGTTCGTGGAGATTTGGCGTGTCAGTGCTACCCATAATGGTGCCTCCCCCTCCTTCCACGCTCTTGCAATCAGAGTTACTGCCGCTATTAGGATATGGAACACTAGAATGGAGTCATTGTGGTCAAATTCCTGTAACCCTATAAATAAAAGCCCAAGTTCCGGTGTAAGCGTGATTCGTTTGTGCGTTATGTCAGCAATAAGTCCCTCCACTTTGGTCCAATATGCTCGGAGGCgcgggcatgtccaccaaatatggagcatCGTTCCCTTGTCtgtgccgcatctccaacatttgtcTGTTGACCCTGGATATATGCGTGTCAGTCTTGcgggcaccatgtaccatctatatccCAGTTTCCTAATTTGTTCGAGGTGTGAGGCACATGTTGTTCTCCCCTTGTGTGCAGTAAATGATGCCCTCCATTGTGTTTCTGTAATAGTGGTGCGTAGGTCTGTCTGCCAGGCCTGCTGGTGTGTGGTAAGGGTGGGGGCATCGTGAGTGAGCATCACATTATAGCAGAGGGAAAGTGCCTTTCTCGGGGGGGGGCGAGGCCCTCACACACTCGTTCGAAGTGGGTTCTAGTTCCCCGTGGGTCGTTGAGGCTGATTTGGTCCTGCAATATTGACTTGAGTTGTAAGTAAGGGAAAATTGCTCTTTGTGGGAGGTCGAAACTGGTCAGTAAGTCTGGCAGTGGCAACAATGCTCCTCCTGAATACAGATGTCTAGTGTGGGTACAACCTCCCCTCTCCCACATGCGATGGTCAAACGTCGGGTGTGCTAAGTGTATGCTACGGATAGGTGCCACAGGTGACCATGGTCCTCCAGAGCACAGCCTCTGGCGGACCAGGTCCCAGACTTTAAACATCACATTCGTGGTGGGCAAAATTGAGTCCAATCTAGGCCTGTGGTGGCGTGGTATCCAGAGCCAAAACTTCAGTTCTGTCTGGCCCAAAAGGACTCAATCGCCACCCATTGGGGCGGGTTTCGTTCGACGTGGGTCGTCAGGACAGATGCTACTATGGCTGCTCTGTAATATAATCTGATATTGGGTGGACCTAGTCCCCCCGCCTCCACTGGGCGGTGGAGAATCTCAGTCGCCACTCTAGTCCTCTTCCCAGCCCACACAAATTGCACTGTCTGTCTCTGGATGGCGTCTAAGTATGTCATAGGCACTTTAATCTGTATCGTACGGAAGAGATATTGAAGTTTTGGCAGTATTGACATTTTAACTGCTGCTATTCTACCTCTCCATGTCAGATATCGATTTTCCCAGGCTTTTAGTGTGTTTGTGATTTCCAATTTTAATGGTTCATAATTGGAGCAGTATAGGTCGTGTATGTTTTTAGTGAGTTTTATCCCCAGAAATGAGATATGGTCGTCCCTCCAGTCCATGGCGAAGGCGTCCCGAAGTGTCCTCACATTTTCCCCCTCttcccccacctccatggcttGGGTTTTAAGCACATTCAATTTATAGTAGGAGTTATCTCcatatgtgtgtatttctgtcattaGGTCCGGTAGGGATGTCTCTGGGTGGGTAAGGGTCAGCAGCACGTCATCGGCGAAAAGGTTTGTTTTATATTCAATGTCCCCTATGTGAACCCCCTGTATGGATTTGTTCTGTCTAATCCGCTGTGCTAGTGGTTCTAGGGCCATGACATACAGTAAcggggagagcgggcatccctgccgcgtTCCGTTAGTTATCTGAAATGGCTCTGAGAGGAACCCCGCGATCAGCACCTGGGCCGTCGGTCTGTGATACAGTGCCCGTACCGCTGAGAGGAACGGACCTGGTATGCCAAATTTGCGCATGACCACCTCCAGAAACTTCCAGTGTAggcggtcaaacgctttctctgcgtctagggACACCAGTAGTCCGCCCCCGGCCTCCCTCCTAGCCATGTGGTACGTTATGTCCAGAACCTTACGGGTGTTTTCCGACCCTTGCCTACCCGCCACGAAGCCCACCTGATCCGTGTGTATCAGGTGGGGTAACATCGCCCCCAACCTGTTCGCTAGTGTTTTCCTAAAGAGCTTTGCGTCAGTATTTAACAACGAAATTGGTCTGAAGTtttgggggggtgtggggggtttgcctggtttgggtaGGGTTATGATGTGGGCCGCTAGGATATCTTTGTGCAATGCCTGATTCTCAACTGCATTTCTAAAGGCTCTGGCTAGTTGCGGGGTCAGGACTGTAGCGAATGTCCTGTAGTACGAGTTGTCAAACCCGTCGGGTCCCGGCGCTTTCCCTCCTCTGTGATATCCTCGGCGAGTGTTTTGCTTTGTTGGTGTGTCAGTTTCGGGAGATCCATCGTGGACAAATATGCCTCAATGGTTTCCGCAAGTGGTTGATGTGTGCGTGGGTCGTCTTTTAAGTTGTATAGGGCGGCATAGTAGCCAGCGAAAACATCGCTAATCCCTTTGGGGGCCATAATTTTCTCCCCCGTGGGCGACATTAAATATGCTATCTTTTGATTGGCTTGTTTAGCTTTAAGAGTGTTAGCGAGAAGCTTACTCGCTTTGTTGCCTTGTGCATATGAGGTGGCTCTGAGTCTTCGCAAACATTGCCCGGTCTTTTCTAAGGCGTGTTGGTGGAGCTTCCTAGTGACCTATGCTATCTGGGTTTTGAGTTCTCGTGACGGGTTAACTTGGTTTTGAGCATTTAGGTGGTAGAGTTCCTTTTGCCATTGCAGGGATAGCTGTTTCTCCCGTTTATGTACGTATGCAGTTTTGCTGATGAGGATTCCTCTAGCCAGGGCCTTGTGTGCCACCCAGAGCGTACCCGGGGAGATGTCAGGTGTGTCATTTTCTAAGAAATAGTGTTGAAGTGCGTGTCTCAGTTCCTGTGCAAATTTTTTGTCTTGTAACATCGTGGGTTGTATCTTCCAGGGGCTCCTATGTGTAAAGTCATATTGGTCTTTCAGCTCCAGCGTGACcgctgcgtggtccgaccatgttaggTCTCCCACCTCACACTTTGTCACCTGGTCTAGGGCTGTCCCTTTTATTAAGAACCCGTCTATCCGGGAATAGGAGTTGTGTACCTGAGAGAAGTGGGTATACGCGCGTTCACGTGTATGCATGATTCTCCACACGTCATACATGTGGTGGAGGGCTAGGAGTTTCTGTAGTTGTTTGCAACTTTTTTGGAGGGTCTTAAGCCTAAGTCTGGAGCTCGTCAGAGTCGTGTCTACCATGGGGTCTAAAATGTGGTTGAAGTCTCCACAGACGATCTTAATTCCCCCTTGTAAATGTGTCAGTTTCTGTAGTATGGAGCTTAGGAAGTTTCTCTGGTTGGTGTTTGGTGTGTAGACGTTGGCAATAGTGTAGAGCATGTTGTTAAAGAGTCCTGTAATTATAACATACCGTCCCTGATCGTCTATGTCCGCAGAATGCAATGTAAAGCTTATAGAATTGCTGATTAAAATAGATGCTCCTTTCGATTTGGTTGGTGCCGTAGAATGAAACTGCCAGGGATATCGTGATTGTAATGTGTTAGGGTGATCGTTCTTTCTATAGTGAGTCTCCTGGAGACACACTACGTCCGCCCGTATGTTCCTAAGTTCCCTCCCCAACATATGTCGTTTAACCGGGATATTCAATCCTCTAACATTCATGGAGCATATTTTCATGGGGGGTTGTAAAGGAATGTTGTGCAACAATACCTATAGATTACGTCTATATTGGTCAGGGGGGACACCCCTCCCAGCTCTCTCAAGCGGGCATCCAACCCTCAAAAACGTGTGAAGTGTGTGTTCGCTGTGAAAGCACCGCTTTTTCCCAGTAGTTCGACACAGAGGCCAAGTCTCCTCCTAGTGAGGTCCAGGGCGGAGAGTCGGTCCCAGCTAGGCCGCCCACACGGCCGTAACAtttaacataaaaacaatatatgtttAACCAATAcaacataaacattaaaaaaaaaaaaaaaaaaagaacttaacTGCCAGGATAGTGGCTGGGCACAGTGGAGTGGTGCCCCGGGGCGGAAGCATTTGGCTTCCTCCCAGAGAAAAGGTCATTCCGTACTTTGGCCATTTAGGAATGGTATATTATGGTAGGCTCTGAGTTCTAGTAAGAGAAGGTTGCTTAATCAAAAGTGAAAGTTGGGCTCAGCAATGCATTCTATCTaggtgatctttttttttttactctttattttatttatttattttaattttatttattttttaattttttttttattatttttttttttttatttttttttttttgggtggtgaGCTAGAGCTAGGGTGTACATCTGGGGCATACGGGGACTTTAACCAAAGGTGGTAGCACCCCTCGGGTCTTTATTCCCCTCGTGTTCAGCTCCCGTTGATCAGTTAGGGGGTCACCCAACCCCCTGGTCTGTTGGCATATCTCCTGcccacccccctttccctgcCCAGGGAAGAGATTAATATACTTGCTGTGCAATTCAGCCCTTCTTATGACACTTGAAACAACATGAAAGTCCCTTCATCAGTCTCTTGGATTTCTTCCAGTCCGGGGACAGTCTTCTCTGCTGCGGCTCTGTTTGTGTACTGGTCGGGTCGTCCAGTCCCCAGCTTCGGAGTATCCGGTCTCCTTCTTCTGGGCTGTGGATCATGGTCGTTTTCCCGTTCTTGGAGACCAGCAGTTTTACCGGGAATCCCCATCGGTATGCCAGGTGGTGTGACCGTAGCGCTGTCGTGACGCTGTGGAAGTCCCTGCGCCTTTTCAAAGTGGCTGCTGAGATATCCGCAAATAGGAGGATATCCCTGTAGGGATCCGGTAGGTTTTTCTTTGCTCGGCTCGCTCGCAGTATCTCCTCCTTTGCATGATAGTAGTGCATACGCACCAGCACATCTCTCGGTGTTTCTGGGGGCAGGAATTTAGGCCTCGCCGCACGGTGCGTCCTGTCCAGCAGTAGGATGTCTATCAGCAGGTCTGGCGCCACGGAGTGGAGTAACTCAGTGATGTAGGTCTGGAGATCAGCCTGTGTGACTGTTTCTTTAACTCCGCGTATGCGGATATTATTGCGGCGTCCCCTGTCCTCGAGGTCCGCCATTTTAGACTCGTGTGCGTCTATTTTGGCTTGTAGTGATGTGAGCTTACCTGCGAGCTCATTGTGTGCGTCGGCCATTTCCGCCATTTTATCCTCCACTGTGGAGGTCCGGATTCCCAATTCACGGACTTCGTTCCTGAGGTCCCCCAGAGCAGTCTGCAGTGTTTGGAGCAGTTTAGTGGAGAGTGCATATAGCATAGTTTGCATAATCTCCTGTGTGAGCGTTGCTGCAGGCGGTGTCACCGTGTGTGGTAGCTCCGGTTCctcttcggcgccatcttggtctgAAGTCTGGGCCTGTTGGGCTTTGTGCTGGCTTGCCCTGGAGGCAAAAAAGTTGGATTTTTCTGTTTTCTCGGACTTGTCAGCGGTCAGTTTAGTTTTGCTTTGAGACATGGTCGATAAAGTATGTTCGGCAGAGCGTTAGTGTTCTGGATTATGTCCGTTTTCGTACGGAGCTCTCAAGCCATGCGACCTCTCCGTTCAGAGTCTAGGACACGCCCCTGTTCCCTTCTCTTTAACACACACCGAACTTTCTAGTCTTGTTACAAAATACCCCCAATACAATTTACAAAATAcaaaccccctcccctcccaaaagAACATACATTGATAGTACTAGTCACACCCAAGGCTTGAAAGACACTCACCTTCACAGCTTCTAGAATGCGGACTGTGCTTGCAAAGTCATTTAACCGTCTGCATGCACGCAATGCAGCATCAATAATTTTTGGTTCTGGAACCAGATCATAACCAATTAGGGTGTTCACGCCTTAGGAGAAAGGAAAACATTGTTTAAATAAAAGAGTACGTAGATAACTATTCCTAAATAGCATTTTTAAAGGTCAAAGTTGACATCTCCAGTTAGAGTGCGATGGGGCACAGTGAAAGTAGGTTTATTTACCTAAAGTGGTCCCTTGCAGCTGCTATGCTTTGCAATGATTTGAAGTGGTATTGGTGCCTAGTTTACCCCCCCTTCTGCTTCCGGAGAGGTTGGCATTGCCCCTTTAAAAGATACTGCATAGCACCTGACACATTGCAGGAAAAAGCACAGTCTGCATAGAACTAGTTTTATTTGCGGTTTACGTCACTGTCCTGTAGATACAAAGGATTGCCGTGTGACAATTCCAGGAAAATTAATTAGGACTTAGTGATACTTATCCTCTAGGTACAAATAACCTTCATTTGTGTGTGCTGATGAGCGGTCTTCAGGGTACAATGCATCTATTAATAGAACTTAGACAAGCAATTTATTTGACTGCATTTGCTTCAGCAAAACCCAGtgttaaagaattataaaaataacgAATGAATCTAAGGATGTCACTAGTTGCAGATGATGCTGTGAGGCACACCAGATGAGCAGCTAATTGACACCTCCATGGTTCTATAGAACTTACAAGCGCTCTGTAATTAGGAAAGCTAGCTGCTCAAATTAAAAAGTCTTGGAAAGAACGCATATTACCAGCTACAGAATTCTGTACCTCTGAATATTTTTTCTCATTTCATTCACATGTGAGAAACTTAGGGACTACTTTGTGACTATGGACTACGGCACAGCTAATGTAACTTAGGATGTGTATCACTAGTCAGCTTGgagaaaaataaaagtgaagAGTCGGGAGGAGGGGGGAGCGTGGGCTGTATACCTCTTTTCTGTCCTAGTGACTTAAACCATTAAATAATTTCACATGCAATATCTGAGATGACATgtcattttattaaaacaaaaagtaaactcACCTTTCCTCAGCTCCCAGGCATCAATGTCTGGCTTGTTGAAGTACGTCACCCAGCGTGCATCAAACTCCTCGTCTGATTCGTGTTTGGCATGAGAATAACAGCGAGCAGCTACTGCAGCTGTGGACGAAAAAAGGTAGTATTAGGTCACAGGAAACAATTGCTACCGCTGCTTTGCTGTAAATTAGTAGTTGAAACAAATAATTGCATGAACTTTTTTTGAAGGGCAAAAGACcccaaataaaatgcattttgttGACATGAGGGAAGGGTTGGTGGTTTAAGTTTTGGAAATTCACGGTTATTTATTGCAGTTGATAACTACAACTTTAATTTCCAACATTTTGTAACAAAATCTATTATTGGCCGGCTCTGAAGGAACTTCTTTTGTATTTATAACTGGTCTTTAGGGGTTTATGGTGCCTACAATCAGTAACTATAACCAAGGTGGATGAAAATTGATGGGGGAAATAAATAGGATTTTCGTTTAATCCTAGTTAATTGAACTTATACTCAACAGAAGAAGGTTGGTCTCTAATAAGGTAAATTTCCAAATAGGGATTAACCCTAAAAAATAGTaacacaaaaagaagaaaaactctgGTTCCTATCTGCCATGGGACAGGAATCAAAGTAATGGAAATACCCTTAGAATCAAAATTAGAATATCAAATATAAGTAGCAGGTCTAAAGTATGTTAAAGTTTAGAACACACTATAATATAGGTGAAAAGACCATAGGACATATAGCCTCTAAAGTAACTGGGAAATTCCTTTATTAAGTATAAGGGTTTGTTCGTAGTGGTACATTAACTAAATGGCTAAAACTAATAGGAAATAAAAGCTAGTATCAGAGAGAGTAGAGATATATATAGTGCTATTGAGCAGTGCCCTaagaaagaaaatgtgattcacatgagaaatagaaacattgtaatCCCAGAGAAATTGTTACATATCAGGCACCTGCTGGATTGTTAGCTACTTATGTTAACAGCTCtaactaattaaagggacactatagtcaccagaacaactatagcttaacatagttgttctggtgagtataatcattgccttcaggcattttcatgcaaacactgacttttcagagaaaatgcagtgtttacattgcccctagggacacctccaagtggccactcctcagatggtcacgggaggtgcttcctggcttattgctgcacagtaggcagctctgccattcagcgtccctaCGCTCTGCATggtgacgctgaattttcctcatatagatgcattgattcaatgcatctctatgaggaggtgctgattggccaaaacggtgttTGGGCCCTgccccttgctgattttagccaatccaatgctttccccatgggaaatggattggcaaaaaaaaataaaaaaaaaaaaaaaaaaaaaatcgacaaTTCTAATTATGACACCACAGGGACGGGGCCAGCGgacccgtggagagctgaaaataacgTGAGTTTTTACCCATTCTGAGGGAGccaagggtggggagggggggggggggggcggcaagccacctaaatggtgggttttcactatattgtcaggaatacatgtttgtgttcctgaccctatagtgttcctttaagcacaaaATTCAAACAGCCTGCAGTGACTGGCCGTATGTGGAGATGGTATTGGAAAAGATACAATGATCACTTAATCCAAATATACAAGCCCAAAGTGTAAATAATTCTATGGTAGTGACACATCGAGTTTAAACTAGACAAAAGGTTTCTAAATTTGGTAAAGCATCCCCAATATTATTAGTAACCTCCTAGTTCCTCTGGATCACAACAAATATTCCTTGTATTACCAGAAATATGTCCCATTCGGGATAAAaaggctccctcctcctcctcctcctcctcctcctcctcctctaaaTACCTCGTAATCCTGCCTATcgcatgtttctatgtttctatgtaggtGAGATTCAGAATCCCTAACCTACATGGACGGCAGAAAAATATCGGTTCCCTGAATAAAACTAGAAAACAAATCCCCATAACCAGTGCATGATCTAAACAAAATCCATAAATTATCTACAGTGTAACTACCCTGAGAAAAACGCccaacacgtgtttcggcgctaagATACCTTCTAGTGACAGTGACTTAGacggccgctagaggtgcttcctagttctgtgtgtgcagcactggcattcagcatctccattcaAAGCATCTGTAAGAGGAAATGCTGACTGGTGCAGTGTCAttttttgccacgcatgtgcaatagCTTTCTATTGTTTTCCAatgggaatgcattggattggctgagatcgtcaagattaaaggaccactctagtgccaggaaaacatactcgttttcctggcactagagtaccctgagggtgcccccaccctcagggaccccctcccgccaggctctggagagaggaaggggttaaacttacctctttttccagcgccgggcggggagctttcctcctcctctccatcttgatcgcgacgtcatcggctgaatgcgcatgcgcggcaggagccgcgctcgcattcagccggtcgcataggaaagcatttacaatgctttcctatggacgcttgcgtgctctcactgtgattttcacagtgagaagcacgcaagcgcctctagcggctgtcaatgagacagccactagaggatttggaggctggattaaccctcattataaacatagcagtttctctgaaactgctatgtttataaaaaaaagggttaatcctagaggtacctggcacccagaccacttcattaagctgaagtggtctgggtgcctagagtggtcctttaagaatcccAGATGGAGAAGGGTCCAGTCGTGGCAAGACATTGGAGAAAAGAGAAGTAAAACACGCTTTTAACTCCACAGAGGAGGATGGGGGGTCCGGGCAcctagtttaacactatagtgttagaaatacatgcaTACGCAACAAATGTGTTTCATCCTGCAACATTTGGCACTGATCTTTGTTTTAGATTGCTTGTCCATAGTATAATTTCTTATAAGAACATATATTGGAAATGGCTTGAAATATCTAAGGCAGTGGAATGTATAATGTCTTGCTGCAGTTTTATTTTGCAGggataagtgaaaaaaataagtCACAACAATGATCAAACTACTTTTAAGTATTTAACATCATCCAAATGGAAAAAAAGTGAAGCAATCTGAATGTAAACCTGAAATAGGGAAATGCTGTGCCCATGGTGAAAATTAGAATAGACAACTTAAATCCTCTTGTTAATGTGTACTAGAAGCTCAGTACCATAACTGATCCTGGAATGAACTACCAACAAAATGTGTCCTTAATTAAATCTCTTTACATACAGGGTGAGGTATTGCATAATCCaggccatacacacaaacacagagacagCATATAGAGGTGGTTActaatagggatcgaccgattatcggttttaccgatataatcggccgatattcggtattttcggcaatatcggtatcggccaattcagataccgatattgccgataatacctcctaggaccgctgggcttattacaagcccggcggtcctgggggagcaggcagcaagcgtttacctaccttccctgcagctcctccagctccccactgaaaatctcgcgagacccgcggccgtcagagccgtggcaacgctccgcacggcacacagaccgcgagatttacagtggggagctggaggagctgcagggaaggTAGGTAAACGCCAACTGCGGGCCCCCTCACTGCTCAGCCaatacccccctccctggccaggcaacaagcagggaggggggacaaaaacaagacaacataaatattaaaaataaacaaatattaaaaataaaacaaacattaaaaatgtaaattaaaaaatgcctcccccccccccccccattttacacaaatcacATCCCTTCcggaaaacacaaacacacacacacactgtattttatatacacacacactacacactctgtatataatgcagagtgtgtatatagtgtagtgtgtctatataatgtagtgtgtgtataatgcagtgtacagggagtgcagaattattaggcaagttgtatttttgaggattaattttattattgaacaacaaccatgttctcaatgaacccaaaaaactcattaatatcaaagctgaatatttttggaagtagtttttagtttgtttttagttatagctattttagggggatatctgtgtgtgcaggtgactattactgtgcataattattaggcaacttaaaaaacaacaaatatatacccatttcaattatttatttttaccagtgaaaccaatataacatctcaacattcacaaatatacatttctgacattcaaaaacaaaacaaaaacaaatcagtgaccaatatagccacctttctttgcaaggacactcaaaagcctgccatccatggattctgtcagtgttttgatctgttcaccatcaacattgcgtgcagcagcaaccacagcctcccagacactgttcagagaggtgtactgttttccctccttgtaaatctcacatttgatgatggaccacaggttctcaatggggttcagatcaggtgaacaaggaggccatgtcattagattttcttcttttataccctttcttgccagccacgctgtggagtacttggacgc
This Pelobates fuscus isolate aPelFus1 chromosome 3, aPelFus1.pri, whole genome shotgun sequence DNA region includes the following protein-coding sequences:
- the LOC134601412 gene encoding cytochrome c oxidase subunit 5A, mitochondrial; this translates as MFGAAVLRRCVSAGLRSLPRCRLQPSPACTPAAVAARCYSHAKHESDEEFDARWVTYFNKPDIDAWELRKGVNTLIGYDLVPEPKIIDAALRACRRLNDFASTVRILEAVKDKAGPHKEIYPYVIQELRPTLDELGISTPEELGLDKA